Below is a window of Littorina saxatilis isolate snail1 linkage group LG2, US_GU_Lsax_2.0, whole genome shotgun sequence DNA.
GCggaaaaaaattatataaaaaatcacacacacaaagtacaaacacacatacacaaataccaCAGCATGTATTCGATAGCATCAGAAGCCTATCATAATATCTAGTATGATAGACATCTGCTAGCATGGAATACATTTTGATTCTGTATACTGTATTTGCCAAACAATCCCGGAGACATGTATGGTGATAATGTAATCAACTTGAGACACATTTCAGATTCGCTACAGTTTTATTTTGAGAATACCCATAACCGTTACATATCAAATCCCAATttcagaaaaacaagaaagcaacgcAAAGTACTAGAAAGTGTGTgaggggggcggaggggggggggcttcacCCTATCAGGTTCTCTGTGAAAGTGACGTAGAGAGCAGTGAAATACTAAAATTCCAAAAAAGTGTTAAGAGTTGCACCAACTGGCTTCCAGCAGTGTGGATTTACTGCGTAAGGCAAAGGTCTAAGCAGTGCACAATAGACTGACTGAATAATAGAATACAATACAACGAAAAAAAGTAGTGACGAAGAGCAGTCATTTACATTTTGATTCTCAGCCAGGTCGAAACTTACAGTGTTTCAAGTCTAACTGTCTCCCACAACTTGATGATCAGAAAAGCTCCGTGCATGGTACAGGATGACAACTTGACAGACTGATTAATGAATACAATTTgttcttaaaggcacaatcagcctcccgtaaaccaccacagacactgtcaggcttttacacacactacgaacaccctttcattcaaacactcaccgcttgagaacatcataggtgccctccgtaaagagcgagcaattttcaaagaatttatttttgcgtggtttatcttaccccttcgccatcgtgaacccgtgtgatccagtttcctttttttttctcacaatttagtcgtcagtttcaatcaatatgaggcttatatcgcgcgtattccgtgggtacagttctaagcgcagggatttatttttttattttatttttattttatgcaatttatatcgcgcacatattcaaggcgcagggatttatttacgccgtgtgagatggaatttttaacacaaaacatcacgcattcacatcggccagcagatcgcagccatttcggcgcatatcctacttttcacggcctattattccaagtcacacgggtattttggtggacatttttatttatgcctatacaattttgccaggaaagacccttttgtcaatcgtgggatctttaacgtgcacaccccaatgtagtgtacacgaagggacctcggtttttcgtctcatccgaaagactagcacttgaacccaccacctaggttaggaaaggggggagaaaattgctaacgccctgacccagggtcgaactcgcaacctctcgcttccgagcgcaagtgcgttaccactcggccacccagcggtcccagtttgtgatttcaatgcgactcgctgtaagcttatctgcaatagcacgttattgtgtacctctgaatctaaaacgcaacaaacggctgcgatttacacgaactagagcggtggcgttgaccgttcagaggaactggcgctatgcagaaccgtcgtctgctacgagaaagacgttttgcgtgacacgtttccgggcttttcttttttcaaacttttaaaacttcgaattgtactgatcttgtcttgatgaaaaaagaattcttttatgatttaagaatgtttgtgtaacaagttgtcaatttattatttaaattgtaaaagttaggtctagcgccaaaacgaggcgcctggtACTCCGTTCGGATAGTCCACgaaaatgaattctttgaaaatgtctcactctcaacagaaagcagccaggatgttcccgttcggtgagcgttcaaatggaagtatgcttgcactgtatgtcgaggctcggggagctcagtggtggtttacgggaggcttactgtgcctttaaagtagTGACAGAAAGTGTGCATGCAATTTGTTGCTGCTTTTTTCTACATGGCATACAATTTCTCgagcctctcactctctctcactccgcTCAGGAAAGCTCCATGGACGGTAGAGTAGTAGTCAGGGTGAGTCGCCTCCCCTGCAAACAGAACCTTCGGTCGGCGTTCATCCGGAAGGGGCGCTGCAAGACGATGGACATCCTTAACCTGGCTTTTTGTGCTTTGGTAAGTGTAGCCGCCCCTGTAGAGAGGGTCAGTGTTCCAGCTTGACCGCAGGATCTTGGTTGGTCTGGGGATGTTGGGGACATTGAGGAACTTGCCGAGCACCTCTGTGCAAGTCGCGGCCACCTCGTCATCCGAGAGAGATTCAAGAATCTTCGCTCCTTGCCCTGCGAAAGAGCCGCCTATGGCCTTAGGGTTTGCAGGAGCCATGTCAAAGAACACCACCTGTTTGATCCAGTCGGATGCTTCAGTGATGGGCTCCCCGTGTTGAGACCAGGCCAGCGTCATGCCTTCTGTCCAGAACGGTTGGTCGTAGTACAGGAACAGCTTGGTGACACGGCCAAAGCCGGTCCTCTCGATGGCGCCGGCTTTGGACTCTGGTAGCTCTGGTTCAAACATCTTCTCGTAGTTGGCTTTCAGGTGACCAAGAGAGCACGTTATCACGACGTGGTCGGCTTTGTAACTCTTCCCGTTCTTACACCCAACCTCGACTCGTTCTCCTGCCCAGTTAATCTTGGTGGCTTCGGTGTTGTAGTGAATAACGTCGCCATGTAACTTCTCCACGAACTTCTCGACAAAGCTCGTGTAGCCTTTTCCCGTAAAAGCTTTCTCTGGACCGGGAAATAGCTTGTACATTCCATGCAGATCCACAGACACCATATCCAACTCATCACTGTTCATGAACTGACAGTAGTTGAGGATGGCATTGAACACTTTGTTGACCGCCTCTCTTTCCCTTTTCTCGGGATACTGCTGCAGAACTTGGACTCTGGTTTCTTCGGCATATTCCTTGAAGGTTTTCTGGCTTGGGAAGGCGGCGTCCGACTGTCTTCCATGGACGTAAATTTCATCCATGCTGCTTTCCATCTTGAGAAAGTGCTCCCAAACCTGCTTCGCTAGCCCTTTGTCGATGTTCTCTCCACTTTCTCCTCGGAACTGTCCGCTTAATCTGCAACATAGATGATGAAATTATACTGTCGATGATTGAGACTCAGAACTATCCATAACTATCTAAACAGaatcttgtgtgtgttgttaccTTTAGgcaattttgactaaatgcatTGCAGTAGATTGGGGATCGGAGCGAGGCgagggtgtatgtatgtatgcatgcatgcgcgcgtgtgtgtgtgcatatcaaAACAGTGGAGGCGAATTCAGTATTAGAGCTCACAGTCCTGTGTTATAGCtgccttgttttgtttagcgtgtgctgacaaaacactAGCCCCTGCTCGTCAAGCGTCTTTCGCCGCTAGCCTGCAGGCGAGTTGGCGTTGTTTATCTCTGGTGGCCACTGTTTATAATTCAGAATCTCGGAACCGAGTCTCAGTAAAAACTCTTGGAGAAGTCTGCAAAGCGAAGACCAGAGCTTTTTTGCTATGTATGTGGGGgttttgcagacgacattttgaagCATACGCGTTGCCATGACTGCATCAAAATGTTGTATTAAAAACTTCGATAAAGTATCTCagttgcacattttagcaaggtCAATCATTATGCTAATTTAAAATCGCTTCAAGCACTTATTGATTAAAACCAAAACTGTGAAATATAATCTGCTAACACTTTCTTTTATCTATTTAGAGAGTATTGCCAGGATGGTCACGTGCTTCCGTCTTAAATAAACGGGATTATGTATGGATGAACCGAGTTGCATTCACTGAAGTGGCCGCAACACAGGTTAAATAGCAATCTGTTTAACAGAGCTCTGTAAAGCAcacaatctcccccccccccctccccagccccccaaacagattaacaaaataaaagaagatgaTTTTAGAAACAGCAGCCGGAGAgaggcccgggggggggggggggggggattaaagaTTGGAATTTAATTATAATTGGATAGATCCGCCGCACTGCCAAGAAAAGTGTACAGTGTTTCACCCACTTTCCCGAAAATATATGCATTAATTGTCAAAATGGAGTTCCAACTTATCATCAGTGAtcagacataattatgtagatagATGATCAATGTAGGCTATATTATATCTCTGactcaacaacacaaatacTTGCTGAATATAATATTTCTATTTGAAAGCATATATCCAAAGGAACCTTTTGTCTCTGTTGATAAATATCGAAGTTCATTGCATTATCTTTACTCTAGACTTGTATTCAGTTTCTCTGTCAGAGCGGCAAAGtatcgtctgctacagacaccGACCCAGCAGTAAGAAACCATAGGCTCTAGctgaatacattttatttttttctcgtcaAAAGTAGAAAATACATTCATTCGTAAAGAAGAACTAGGGTTTAGATGAAAAGGTTAGTCAGTGTAATATcatatatatgttctgcgcgaacttagaatccggtttcattctagaatggaccgggtccaggttggaattctaaccctgcgcaagtacaggggtgccattctagaatgaaacccttgttgctggtccattctagaatcggccgtgcgcaaggttggaatttgggtccaagttggaatagtcatttcagttagactatcacacagccaaagccacaaatgtggattttctgtttgtttttgttttttgtgtgtttggttggggttttttttcgggttttttacactttactcaaagacatcgtgaattgggattgtgatgttctgaaagtgattacgattttgagagacactcagcactgatcgctacgaacggaaatttccggactgacagtgttttgccgatctcgcttgtaacttttaatcttattcatatacatgaagttggtcttctgaattgtgaagatataatgtcaacttttttttaaacctgtgacaacagctctataactcactctgtccttctgttggtctgtctgtcggttagtcggtctgaccgtctgtctgtctgtctgtcaaaaaaattgtcaaaaaaccggacatttccgagagggagacagcgctgacattgcaagcggccgcaaccggctctcatcacaaaaacaactgccctgcaaacaataccgccctggtagtcccccttgctatggtctgcctttgtttattgcgtactcaggagtgtcaactttcttgacatgacatgacatcgcaagatcgccaaaggatttttttcaggggtagacaaatcagccccattttatcaaagggaaggtgcaggtggagataattcaagggaagacaactgtcttacctacaaacattacggccccctttattcaagggtttcattctagaatggcacccctgtacttgcgcagggttagaattccaacctggacccggtccattctagaatgaaaccggattctaagttcgcgcagaacatatatacCAATAGATTAAGGAAGATTTTTCAAGAAAGTGccgattgtgttttttgtggttaGGCCTATCTTTTATCGCGAGTTCCGACAGTAGCGGCTCGGTTACTGCGGACCAGCATAACTGAGTTCACACAGAACTATTCTCAGCTGCACTCAACATGGAAAAAACCCTGTGTTAATTGTTTCAAGACAACCACATTTTGTAACACTACTTTGAAACTTCTGCTTCttgtcatcattataatcattgcAAGGGCTCCAGGAACTGAGAAATGTTAAACACACTTAAAACCACGTAAATGTTACAGGAAGGCGCCTTTACCGCCTATGCATGGTGCCACAGATTTCCGAATTCCTGCTCAGCAGCTAGCGGCCGCCGTGACCTTGCAAGGCGGAGCATCGAAATTTGCGCGGAATATTCAAAAAGCTTCAACCacactcacttttttttcttgaaaacagcataaatattgttttaagCGTAATACGTTTAATCTGTATGTATGCTGGAGGTGTAAATGCACTAACATGCATATTTTGTTGCTTGTAAGATGTAGTGTTCACTTACAAAACTTTGACAAGTTTGGTCTTTCGGTTGGCGGTGTAATGTGATTCTTATGTACCGGTTCGACATGTAGGAAACAGCAGTATTTAACTGATTTCTTCCGCATTGAATGTTTCTTTGTGCAATCAGTATAGAAGATTGCAGAGAGTGTATTCTGATgatttaaaatgtgtgtattattattaagcagccCTGATAGTACTGACTATGTCTCTTTCTACTAAACTGACTCAGTGTGTGACTTCTTAACTGTGCACATTTTCAGCCAGAAATTCATTTCTCTTCCTTGTCTTGCTTGCAAATTTGTTCTTTCCTGGCCGAGCGATAACATAAACACTCCTGCCAAGGGTTGTGTTCTGCGATGTTTTAGAGCTCGGAAAGGCAGCAGAGGGCTTGTCATCAGCTTTCCCTAAATGGATTGCTTGAGGGCTAATAAGGAAGGGATACTGCTATATCAGTGGTGGTTGTTGACATcttgtatatgttacaggcaagtTGGGAAACCaggcatttccggaaatgactaccGAAAAGTAGTCATTTACGGAAATGACTGATTCACTCGGTCATTTCAGGAAATGCCTAAAGTTTAGCTGGATATTTTAGTcatttccagtaatgactgaaaTTAGCTGTTAGGCATTTCCAGAAATGCCTGACACACAAACTCTTGATCAAtcgaaacgcacgcacgcacgtgtacAATAAGAATGAAAagggttataaatatgtaccaGATTTTAATGTTATTATCTGTCAGATTAAAAGGTAGATAaaagaataataacaaaatgaaatactaaaatacacacattttcatGTAGATTTGAGTGTTAATTACTcttctgttcatttgtttttgcatgCCAGGCTTTAGTGGCATAATGCTTTACGTTCAGAGCATTTGCACTGTGCACTTTAGGAATGGAAatggttataaatatgtgcaAGAATTTAAAATGTAGATAAAATGTAGAGcaatgaataaaacacacacacaccaacacacacacacacacacacacacacacatacaccaacacacacacacacacacacacacacacacacacacatacacacatagttTGAGTACCAGGCATTcttctgttcatttgtttttgcatgtcAGGCTTTGGTGGCAACGACTGTTGCAGAGTACTTTACGTTTGAAGCATTTACACCTATTTGTTTGACACTTTTTCCCCCCAGAGCAGTTGCATTTGGTAAAGCCCTGTCCTCCACTCAAGGAATTTTGAACAACTGCCTCGCGGACACTGACCTGTTTGTCACATTTTACATCTTGCTCTGTCAAGAGTTTCTGTGCGCAGAGTTCAAATTCATTTCTAGTGAAAGATCCTTTCAGTACCCCGCTTCTTGTTGCAATTTTATACAGGTCGTTTTCAGTCTTGTGCAGAATAattcccagaatgtttctgGGATCTCCTCGACCCCTGTCGACCAGGGGAACGGGCACTGCCACGTTGTCTCCAGGTTGTCCCGGGCATAGCTCTATTCTGCTACGCTTTATCATTCGCTCTGCCTGCCCCTTCTGGCATTCTCGGCTGGCCTCCCGTTGACGATTGATACTTAGTTGCCGTTTGTTGAGCAAGCGAAGTTCATTATTTTCAGTATGCAGGACTCCTTCGCCACCATTTGATAGTTCCTGTAGaatggcagtggcagtggcatCAGTCATTGACGGTTCACCTTGGACTGTTTCGACGACTCCTTCCCCACCATTTGATAGTTCATGTAGaatggcagtggcagtggcatCAGTCATTGACGGTTCACATTGGACTGTTTCGACGACTCCTTCACCACCATTTGATAGTTCTTCCTGTAGAATGGCAGTGACATTAGTCATTGTCAGTTCATCTTGGACTATTTCGAATGCTCTGTCGATGACTGCTGCATCACCATTTGAAAGTTCCTGTAGAGTGGCACCAGCACTGGTTGATTCTTCATGGACCTGCACAGAGACACTTGTTATATTGATGTCCAAATCTGAACCTGCTGACTCCGGATTGCTTGCGTTATCAGCATTACTTGACCAGCCTACTCTTTCTCGAAGGTCCTCTTCTGTTTGCATTTCATCAATCAGGGCCTCTGGCAGCCACGTGGAAGACAGCCCAACTCTGGGCTCGACGCCAAACATGGCTCTGTACGGGGATCTTTTCAATCCTGAATGGTAGGCTCGGTTTTTCATGAACTGCACGAACTTTAGACCCAATGACCAACGCGTTGTTTGGTGATCCGACATCCAAGCAGTCAGCATGTCCTTGATGTCACCGTTGGCCCTCTCTACAGAGCCTTGTGACTGAGGATGACGAGGTTTTCCATGAACGAGTTTTAATTCTGGCCACAGATCTCGTAGTTCTCTGATGACAACTGCAGTGAACTCGCTTCCATTGTCCGATTGAAGGATCACTGGAGCCCCGAAAAGAGTAAAAATGTCCACGAGCTGAAGGGCTACTTGGCACGCCCTTTTTGATGTCAGCGGTCGCAAGACTACAAATTTGGTGAGGTGATCTTGATAGACCATAATCCATTTGTAGCCGCCATCCTCCATCGACTGGTAGTCCACAAGGTCCACTTGGCTTCTGGAATTGAATTCCTCTGTGAGAATAGGTCGCACGACGACACCTTTGGTTTTCTGTCGCTTTTGTTTCTCCTGGCACACGAGGCAATAAGACTTAAACAGTTCTACACTGTCtctttggatattggcaaatttCTTTTCCAGTTCCTTCAGCATCCTATCGCGCCCTCCGTGACCGGTGGCGATGTGTGCAGTCTTGATGGTGTCGTAGGTATCTTCAAGGGTGACAAAGAAGATCGGGGCTTCATCAGGTGAGGATCTTTTTCGGATCAGCTTGTCATTTGGACCGCACTGCAGCACCTCATACCTTTAGAATAAAAACGCACTATcaataaacaaaacagagagagagtgagagagagagagggagatagacagagagagagagagagagagagagagagagagagagagagagagagaggaagaaagagggagagagagagagggagagagagagagtgagagagagagagagagagagggagagagagagagagagagagagagtcaacgagagagagggagagagagagagaggaagaaagagggagagagagagggagagagagagagagagggagggagagggagagagagagagagaaagggcagagagaaagagagagggagagaaagagagagaaagagagagagagacagagagggagagagagacagagagagagagagagagagagagcgagagagagaaagagagagagggagagagagagaggaagaaagaggaaaATGTCTGTGACCAAATGTTTATGTCTCATGCCAATATCTTgccgcataaga
It encodes the following:
- the LOC138957516 gene encoding spermine oxidase-like; this translates as MSASRSNVSVVVVGAGIAGLSTAYHLLQAGFSTLTILEASDRYGGRIKSVIPREHEGAIELGATCIHGASIENPVFRLATEWGMVDSLTFLDRLSGQFRGESGENIDKGLAKQVWEHFLKMESSMDEIYVHGRQSDAAFPSQKTFKEYAEETRVQVLQQYPEKREREAVNKVFNAILNYCQFMNSDELDMVSVDLHGMYKLFPGPEKAFTGKGYTSFVEKFVEKLHGDVIHYNTEATKINWAGERVEVGCKNGKSYKADHVVITCSLGHLKANYEKMFEPELPESKAGAIERTGFGRVTKLFLYYDQPFWTEGMTLAWSQHGEPITEASDWIKQVVFFDMAPANPKAIGGSFAGQGAKILESLSDDEVAATCTEVLGKFLNVPNIPRPTKILRSSWNTDPLYRGGYTYQSTKSQVKDVHRLAAPLPDERRPKVLFAGEATHPDYYSTVHGAFLSGVRESERLEKLYAM
- the LOC138957504 gene encoding KRAB-A domain-containing protein 2-like, which encodes MDVEDRFRKCLFERYAKNKNYLLPKDCYFTMINDLKTAQVSSTTKTSRQYKLMKRYEVLQCGPNDKLIRKRSSPDEAPIFFVTLEDTYDTIKTAHIATGHGGRDRMLKELEKKFANIQRDSVELFKSYCLVCQEKQKRQKTKGVVVRPILTEEFNSRSQVDLVDYQSMEDGGYKWIMVYQDHLTKFVVLRPLTSKRACQVALQLVDIFTLFGAPVILQSDNGSEFTAVVIRELRDLWPELKLVHGKPRHPQSQGSVERANGDIKDMLTAWMSDHQTTRWSLGLKFVQFMKNRAYHSGLKRSPYRAMFGVEPRVGLSSTWLPEALIDEMQTEEDLRERVGWSSNADNASNPESAGSDLDINITSVSVQVHEESTSAGATLQELSNGDAAVIDRAFEIVQDELTMTNVTAILQEELSNGGEGVVETVQCEPSMTDATATAILHELSNGGEGVVETVQGEPSMTDATATAILQELSNGGEGVLHTENNELRLLNKRQLSINRQREASRECQKGQAERMIKRSRIELCPGQPGDNVAVPVPLVDRGRGDPRNILGIILHKTENDLYKIATRSGVLKGSFTRNEFELCAQKLLTEQDVKCDKQVSVREAVVQNSLSGGQGFTKCNCSGGKKCQTNRCKCFKRKVLCNSRCHQSLTCKNK